One genomic window of Cercospora beticola chromosome 5, complete sequence includes the following:
- a CDS encoding uncharacterized protein (antiSMASH:Cluster_3) — MADEALNCFTSLLENVPGWIADLESILQSAKDTQQEILYATRAVTEGNVPSRNDSKSPSLKSTSSKDRNGRLRPALKHLTNSDALRLSQRKRKTASVASGDGSGPCKFRARAEVVVYYDGDTQKRFEQLVRAISSSRNAIRKGKMSAKVDALSRSGSSSSDSSFLSGGEDMEHNRIISDFKYQTSRSRLPAFGRNDGTEAFDKVDGRLEKAQSLCERAAHQILRDGDCTTELKQAKEHFSEALQMATQELPALRKKAEKAAERRRRSEERHCLDEEAEAALKKLPPDAALNKRVHDLAADISVPSDGDLEVDVLEVDDESSSDGEDFNVSSFQFQKAGGRFAPQMRTSRLAAR, encoded by the coding sequence AGAGCATTTTGCAGTCCGCAAAGGATACACAGCAGGAGATATTGTATGCCACCAGGGCCGTCACAGAGGGCAACGTTCCTTCACGAAATGATTCGAAGTCGCCGTCCCTCAAGTCAACATCATCCAAGGATAGAAATGGTCGACTGCGCCCGGCTCTGAAGCATCTTACGAACTCGGACGCTCTACGACTCTCCCAGCGAAAACGCAAGACGGCATCGGTTGCATCTGGAGATGGATCCGGCCCATGCAAGTTTCGCGCGAGGGCAGAAGTTGTCGTCTACTATGATGGAGACACACAGAAGCGATTTGAGCAACTCGTCCGTGCGAtcagcagctcgaggaaTGCCATTCGCAAGGGCAAGATGAGCGCAAAGGTGGATGCGCTGAGTCGCTCTGGGTCCAGCAGCAGTGACTCCAGCTTCCTCAGTGGTGGTGAGGACATGGAACACAACCGCATCATCTCCGACTTTAAGTATCAGACAAGTCGGTCTCGGCTACCAGCCTTCGGCAGGAACGATGGCACCGAGGCCTTTGATAAAGTTGACGGTCGTTTGGAGAAGGCGCAGTCACTCTGTGAGCGTGCTGCCCACCAGATTCTCCGGGACGGAGACTGCACCACGGAACTCAAGCAAGCTAAAGAACACTTCTCTGAAGCCTTGCAAATGGCGACCCAGGAATTACCCGCTCTCCGCAAGAAGGCTGAAAAGGCAGCTGAACGTCGTCGACGTAGTGAAGAGCGACATTGtcttgatgaagaagcagaggcTGCTCTCAAGAAGCTACCACCTGACGCCGCCCTTAACAAAAGGGTGCACGATCTTGCCGCCGATATCTCGGTGCCCAGCGATGGTGACCTCGAAGTCGACGTGTTAGAAGTTGACGATGAATCGTCCTCTGACGGCGAGGACTTCAACGTCTCTTCATTCCAATTCCAAAAAGCGGGAGGGAGGTTCGCGCCTCAAATGCGAACATCACGGCTCGCCGCCCGCTGA
- a CDS encoding uncharacterized protein (antiSMASH:Cluster_3): MPPDIKMPDADLAQAHAESLINSIEAAQKRYACETCGKTYTSPHSRDRHMHLHTGEKRFTCPFEGCGKRFGRRDYLNRHCLVHEKYLGRDPKDLHPGGSFGSREEEIGNFQQEAEGTASSPYADEARYESPGQDNMNAHVNLHEVGNSAHGTSNGRGSSMELKSKTLARGTSPSTALQNSPDGILPSGQDSTAKRQNLDELVSSLRTTKHGTFRVMELDCALCSKSFGRPSDLTRHRSISHGRLAIADKKAVMDKDAHELLNKHKLPPEILKKLGLVCEWENCGQIFSHQADLIRHRKAHGDSRPVKCPFCGKGLSRMDKLKPHVELHHGRKRPRSPDAEFTASASNPAVTKPKRRRSRFVNTFIERPDMPQECHLCGKFFDRPHDLKRHLITKKHNGPGYLPDPSRAKRQSSRPGIYQCPLCPKSFDCTSHVRRHMESSVHNLIVIGPSTASDERSNSATGSGKSGYAQECVGCRQIFVDESSFFDHAPCYRLDVEQQDEPSDAAEAEQEGSEPGEESEDDADQLDDFEAQLVAAANGQLFEDAVEKGTETAPRNPQLTSTAHKTSAAHQTTEDRGDRERSQDHQYGRLHDKDFGATRHRFGEPSVQTSTASDRRTASLPPPAEHRPVPASALTPLRGATRMLIGARESGKSQPSPPPPYHAPSNSQNVRRCYGCGAGFPSKEAFWNHSPCFTTAVQPVVSSQDERGAASNETLQRSATPDKHDSGQEMMATEPKPPARPSDDSASSEPFVEAMPSLKVQQLLISIALNNPGARPIPPSELASLTDKSPNLLELVTRMERENAEMQRILKQKWVVPSSLHQESTSSGTTLVDGDGLVERSMVSSKTPLANPTRATEHLDRMKATDPDGERLRLQQVFRLRGYRHIQPSPQGHDGRGDFQPGADGSGGMLGRNPAVVKEAPERRLQNTSSSHASMQRSTNGPAAGEPLRGLHVRQRNVSQKASLGTASGLRLVDATNSDHEQMFEDDTP; the protein is encoded by the coding sequence ATGCCGCCGGACATCAAGATGCCAGATGCGGACCTCGCGCAAGCTCACGCGGAGAGCTTGATCAATTCAATAGAAGCCGCCCAAAAACGCTACGCCTGTGAGACTTGCGGCAAAACATATACTTCACCCCATTCCCGAGACCGGCATATGCACTTGCATACTGGAGAGAAGCGGTTCACGTGTCCTTTTGAGGGATGTGGCAAGCGGTTTGGGCGGAGAGATTATTTGAATCGCCATTGTCTTGTTCATGAGAAGTATCTTGGTCGCGATCCGAAGGACTTGCATCCAGGTGGATCATTTGGTTCTCGAGAGGAGGAGATTGGGAACTTCCAACAAGAGGCTGAAGGGACTGCTTCCTCGCCATACGCGGATGAAGCACGATATGAATCTCCTGGCCAGGATAACATGAATGCTCATGTCAATCTTCACGAAGTCGGCAATTCGGCACATGGCACGTCGAACGGGAGGGGCAGTAGTATGGAACTCAAGTCGAAGACGCTGGCACGCGGAACATCTCCATCAACAGCTCTTCAAAATTCCCCTGATGGGATTCTTCCTTCGGGCCAGGACAGCACAGCAAAGCGGCAGAATCTGGACGAATTGGTCTCCAGCTTGAGAACCACGAAACATGGCACGTTCAGAGTGATGGAATTAGATTGTGCATTATGCAGCAAATCCTTTGGAAGGCCCTCGGACCTGACGCGACATCGTTCAATCAGTCACGGTCGGTTGGCAATTGCAGACAAAAAAGCAGTCATGGACAAAGATGCCCATGAGCTCTTGAACAAACATAAATTGCCCCCAGAAATTCTCAAGAAGCTTGGCCTGGTCTGTGAATGGGAAAACTGTGGCCAGATTTTCAGCCATCAAGCAGATCTTATACGGCATCGAAAAGCGCACGGCGATTCGCGCCCCGTCAAGTGCCCGTTCTGCGGCAAAGGCCTTTCGAGAATGGACAAGCTCAAGCCTCATGTGGAACTCCATCACGGGAGGAAGAGACCACGCTCACCAGATGCGGAGTTTACTGCATCAGCCTCGAATCCTGCCGTTACGAAACCGAAGCGCCGTCGTTCACGGTTCGTCAACACGTTCATAGAAAGACCAGACATGCCTCAGGAGTGTCACTTGTGTGGCAAATTCTTCGATAGACCGCACGATCTCAAACGCCACTTGATCACTAAGAAACATAATGGACCCGGATATCTACCTGATCCGTCTCGTGCAAAACGTCAATCGAGCCGTCCAGGAATATATCAATGTCCACTCTGTCCAAAGAGCTTCGACTGCACGTCGCATGTACGGAGGCACATGGAAAGTAGCGTGCATAATCTAATTGTTATTGGTCCGTCGACTGCTTCGGATGAGCGCTCAAATTCTGCAACGGGCTCTGGCAAATCTGGTTATGCACAGGAGTGCGTTGGTTGCAGACAGATCTTCGTCGACGAGTCATCTTTCTTTGATCACGCACCTTGCTACAGGTTGGATGTGGAACAACAGGACGAGCCATCTGACGCAGCTGAAGCGGAGCAGGAGGGCAGCGAGCCTGGGGAAGAGTCTGAGGATGACGCTGACCAGCTCGACGATTTTGAGGCACAGCTTGTGGCAGCAGCGAATGGTCAACTGTTCGAGGACGCAGTCGAAAAGGGAACTGAAACTGCTCCTCGAAACCCACAACTTACGTCGACTGCGCACAAAACTTCAGCTGCCCACCAGACTACCGAAGACCGAGGAGACCGGGAGCGGTCTCAGGATCACCAGTATGGTCGATTGCATGACAAGGATTTCGGCGCGACCCGGCATCGGTTTGGAGAGCCTTCAGTACAAACATCTACTGCGTCAGATCGGCGAACGGCCAGCCTTCCGCCCCCAGCTGAGCATCGACCTGTGCCTGCGTCGGCTTTGACGCCCCTAAGAGGTGCCACGCGAATGCTTATCGGCGCACGTGAGAGCGGTAAGAGTCAACCGAGTCCACCTCCCCCATACCATGCTCCTTCGAATTCCCAAAACGTGCGGCGTTGCTATGGCTGTGGGGCTGGATTTCCCAGCAAAGAAGCATTCTGGAACCATTCTCCATGTTTCACGACAGCTGTCCAGCCAGTTGTAAGTTCTCAAGACGAGCGTGGAGCCGCGAGCAATGAGACGTTGCAGCGTTCTGCAACACCAGACAAGCACGACTCAGGTCAGGAAATGATGGCCACTGAGCCCAAGCCACCTGCGAGGCCATCGGACGATTCTGCTTCCTCGGAGCCATTTGTCGAAGCAATGCCATCATTGAAAGTGCAACAGCTGTTGATATCCATCGCGCTGAACAATCCCGGAGCAAGACCTATACCGCCCTCGGAGCTTGCCAGCTTGACTGATAAATCTCCGAATCTGCTTGAGTTGGTAACGAGGATGGAAAGGGAGAATGCCGAGATGCAGCGTATTTTGAAACAGAAATGGGTTGTCCCATCGTCTCTGCATCAAGAATCAACGAGCAGTGGCACAACACTGGTTGATGGAGACGGGCTGGTAGAAAGGTCCATGGTCAGCTCAAAGACCCCACTGGCCAACCCCACAAGAGCGACAGAACATCTTGACCGAATGAAAGCCACCGACCCAGACGGTGAGCGACTTCGGCTACAGCAAGTCTTCCGATTGCGGGGATACCGTCACATCCAGCCCAGTCCTCAAGGTCATGATGGTCGCGGGGACTTCCAACCTGGTGCGGATGGCTCTGGTGGAATGCTGGGCCGGAACCCTGCTGTTGTAAAAGAAGCACCTGAGAGACGGTTGCAGAATACCAGCTCCAGTCACGCCTCGATGCAGCGGTCGACCAATGGCCCTGCGGCTGGTGAGCCACTGCGTGGGTTGCATGTGCGGCAGCGAAACGTTAGCCAGAAAGCTAGCTTGGGGACTGCCTCCGGACTGAGGCTGGTGGACGCAACCAATTCGGACCATGAACAGATGTTTGAGGACGACACACCTTGA
- a CDS encoding uncharacterized protein (antiSMASH:Cluster_3) yields MESALKHHALGGTPSPKPDVGINITFLILFTICGVVHFETFWRNKKQERLFVFNAATTVFCLTRVFATSLRVGWAYDPTNVSLAASSHAFVFLGTIILIICNLWWSQRILRAQHPHFGWTVVPTFTIPIIVGLSIFTISLLITSTCLDFYTDAEGAQDAALGIRQYGAVLFAMFAFLPLPILLASALAKTHPDLRDRAEDNFGRHSIIRKILVCLTTAALLFTGALFRAVTSFAPQTGVEMPAPWYFSKACFYIFNFTLEILVIIFWMVIRVDKLFIIPNGAWGPQSYGEGFISYGESAHQHPAMAHYGRERLAQPHHGFDIQSTRSSTIPPPSRMGSWGSARRYMCRSPSLRTSPRMDQTSTWDSVSQTWAGTSHTRVDSAWGGDSRSGVAHTNTKESLDLSRPPCVRCANCGNHEDISSFNGVAYKQMPEMGFDPRTGRWVRRQMSLSGPSVSQYSVRETLRPQSTIDSRMSEDASPGSFFSERWQQR; encoded by the exons ATGGAGAGTGCGCTGAAGCATCATGCTTTGGGCGGCACGCCGTCACCCAAGCCCGATGTTGGCATCAATATCACGTTTCTCATACTTTTCACGATATGTGGGGTGGTGCACTTTGAGACATTTTGGCGAAACAAGAAGCAAGAAAGGCTGTTCGTTTTCAACGCCGCAACGACAG TATTCTGCCTCACGCGTGTCTTCGCCACTTCTTTACGTGTCGGATGGGCATACGATCCCACGAACGTCAGTCTCGCAGCATCTTCTCACGCCTTCGTCTTCCTGGGAACTATCATCTTGATCATTTGCAACCTCTGGTGGTCGCAGCGCATTCTTCGAGCGCAACACCCGCACTTCGGCTGGACCGTTGTACCGACTTTCACTATCCCGATTATAGTCGGACTCAGCATTTTCACGATATCTCTTTTGATCACGAGCACTTGTCTCGATTTCTATACCGATGCTGAAGGAGCACAAGATGCAGCACTTGGCATTCGGCAATATGGCGCTGTGCTCTTTGCGATGTTCGCATTTCTGCCTCTTCCGATCCTGCTGGCTTCTGCGCTGGCGAAAACACACCCGGATCTTAGGGATCGCGCTGAGGATAACTTTGGACGACACTCGATTATTCGCAAGATTCTGGTTTGTCTGACTACTGCCGCTTTGCTCTTCACTGGCGCGCTTTTCCGAGCAGTCACCAGCTTCGCTCCTCAGACTGGAGTCGAAATGCCCGCTCCTTGGTACTTTTCTAAGGCTTGTTTCTACATTTTCAACTTCACTCTGGAAATCCttgtcatcatcttctggaTGGTCATCCGTGTCGAcaagctcttcatcatcccCAACGGCGCCTGGGGACCACAATCCTATGGCGAGGGATTCATCTCCTACGGCGAGTCAGCACATCAACACCCAGCCATGGCTCACTACGGCCGCGAACGCCTTGCCCAACCACATCACGGCTTCGACATCCAATCCacccgcagcagcaccatccCGCCACCATCCCGAATGGGCTCCTGGGGAAGCGCAAGACGCTACATGTGCCGTTCCCCCTCCCTCCGCACTTCCCCACGCATGGACCAAACCTCAACCTGGGACAGCGTTTCCCAAACCTGGGCCGGAACCTCTCACACCCGCGTCGACTCCGCCTGGGGAGGCGACAGCCGCTCAGGAGTCGCCCACACAAACACAAAAGAAAGCCTCGACCTCTCCCGTCCTCCCTGTGTCCGCTGCGCAAATTGCGGAAACCACGAAGATATTAGCAGTTTCAACGGAGTTGCTTATAAACAAATGCCCGAAATGGGATTTGATCCTCGGACGGGACGCTGGGTTCGACGACAGATGAGTTTGAGTGGGCCGAGTGTTTCGCAGTATTCTGTACGAGAGACTCTGAGGCCGCAGAGTACGATTGATTCGAGAATGTCGGAGGATGCTTCGCCCGGGTCGTTTTTTTCGGAGCGTTGGCAGCAGAGATGA
- a CDS encoding uncharacterized protein (SMCOG1169:sugar transport protein~antiSMASH:Cluster_3), with translation MSEKDAKSSRTPSAERNVSVPDIPAAADFNDDSKVPFLTFRTFSMTVIVSIGGICFGYDTGQISGFLQMEDFRYQFADNRDTLELTPIRTGLLVATLSLGTLVGALIAGPLANNRKLGRKYSIVLWCIVFIIGNCFQIAAQYPFWWIMMFGRIISGFAIGGLSVMVPAYQGESAPTHLRGAIVCCYQLFITIGILIAYLINFGTESISGSASWRIPVGLSYFWALVLGGGILFFPETSRHEFRHGKVESAAASIAKFYGVSTRHTVVKKQLEEMREKLRLEQEGGDHSIWEVFTGPRMAYRTLLGVTIQALQQMTGANFFFYYGTTIFASVGLDNSFVTQIILGAVNVVTTFPGLYMVEKFGRRKCLGLGAAWMFMCFMVFASLGYFELERPDGTNRSNIGMVMIIFACLFIAAFASTWGPMAWAVTSEIYPSRYRSTCIAFCAASNWAFNFFIGFATPFIEADIGFSYGYLFAACNFIAVLVVFFFLPETSGKSLEEIDTMFLLEIKPWKSSKWVPPPPEDLVTADNLRLSSGGRDIIKKNEAGEPTNAQYENLKDTQQNESNVMAGGVRGNSITQV, from the exons ATGTCTGAGAAGGACGCGAAGTCCTCGCGGACTCCTTCAGCGGAGCGCAATGTCTCCGTCCCGGACATTCCAGCGGCGGCGGACTTTAACGATGACAGCAAGGTCCCGTTCCTGACCTTTCGAACATTCAGTATGACTGTGATTGTTTCGATTGGTGGTATCTGCTTTGGATATGATACCG GTCAAATCTCCGGCTTCTTGCAAATGGAGGACTTCCGGTACCAATTTGCAGACAACCGCGATACTCTAGAACTCACTCCAATTCGAACCGGTCTTCTTGTCGCGACACTATCTCTCGGAACTCTCGTTGGCGCTCTCATCGCAGGACCTCTGGCAAACAACCGCAAATTGGGCCGCAAGTACTCGATTGTCCTCTGGTGCATCGTCTTTATCATCGGCAATTGCTTCCAGATCGCTGCTCAGTATCCTTTCTGGTGGATTATGATGTTCGGCAGAATCATTTCTGGTTTCGCGATTGGTGGCTTGAGTGTCATGGTTCCAGCCTACCAAGGAGAATCTGCGCCTACTCATCTTCGAGGAGCGATCGTGTGCTGCTATCAGCTTTTCATCACGATTGGCATTCTCATTGCTTACCTCATCAATTTTGGTACCGAGAGCATTTCTGGCTCTGCTAGCTGGAGGATTCCTGTTGGACTTTCGTACTTTTGGGCACTTGTCCTTGGTGGTGGAATTCT CTTCTTCCCAGAAACCAGTCGCCACGAGTTCAGACATGGTAAGGTCGAATCTGCCGCTGCTAGCATTGCGAAATTCTACGGAGTCAGCACTCGCCACACAGTAGTGAAGAAGCAACTGGAAGAAATGCGAGAGAAACTTCGCCTAGAGCAAGAAGGCGGCGATCACTCTATTTGGGAAGTGTTCACCGGCCCTCGCATGGCATACCGAACTCTGCTCGGAGTCA CGATCCAAGCTCTCCAGCAAATGACAGGCGCAAATTTCTTTTTCTACTACGG AACAACAATCTTTGCCAGTGTTGGACTCGACAACTCCTTCGTCACACAAATTATCCTTGGTGCAGTCAACGTTGTCACTACATTCCCAGGTCTCTACATGGTCGAGAAGTTTGGCAGGAGAAAGTGTCTCGGTCTGGGCGCTGCTTGGATGTTCATGTGCTTCATGGTATTCGCAAGTCTGGGATACTTCGAGCTTGAGCGTCCCGACGGTACAAATCGATCTAACATCGGTATGGTGATGATCATCTTTGCCTGTTTATTTATCGCTGCCTTTGCTTCCACGTGGGGTCCTATG GCCTGGGCCGTCACATCCGAGATCTACCCGTCCAGATACCGAAGTACTTGCATTGCTTTCTGTGCTGCATCGAACTGggccttcaacttcttcatcgGATTTGCCAC ACCTTTCATCGAAGCAGACATTGGCTTCTCCTACGGATATCTCTTCGCGGCATGCAACTTCATCGCAGTCttggtcgtcttcttcttcctcccagAGACGAGCGGAAAGTCGCTTGAGGAGATTGATACTATG TTCCTTCTCGAAATCAAGCCATGGAAGTCCAGCAAATGggttccacctccaccagagGACCTCGTCACGGCCGACAACTTACGCCTCAGCTCAGGCGGTCGcgacatcatcaagaagaacGAAGCTGGCGAGCCAACGAATGCTCAATATGAGAATCTCAAAGACACCCAGCAGAACGAGTCGAATGTGATGGCTGGTGGCGTGCGAGGAAATTCGATCACTCAGGTATAG
- a CDS encoding uncharacterized protein (antiSMASH:Cluster_3~SMCOG1002:AMP-dependent synthetase and ligase) — MKMDSLTTFPIQADDDGDQSPAFWTPLAHTIKLESYERQSDEQDVKKYVHQAHAALLWAYTGEEVVSFVAGTSTADGIQDLAVHNYEVSMTEGLETQWSRCLKEKQRTAIDMLVSGGSILLQTTSGNADSEKSRNDIESMTLERTPLRMVYSANSSICCIDMVAWFDRRCLTWQTRGLTELQIEEVTLPDKEFIHTWNGKPQELVDRCIHDCVAERATEDGTKIAIDAWDGRMTRAELEEAASSLAMILVQAAVQPRGVVAILLEKSMWGIVAMLAVNKAGAGFILLDPSLPAERLKIMANQLSTTHVITTKNHMTVACTLASIVVTHSGGGDFRVTDTESTCQKQSTSNKLPLVSPTDSAFYIFTSGSSGIPKAIIISHNAWVTTCGEGYQYGIDESSRVLQYASCSFVVAILDITVTLIAGGTVLIPGKEERMNDLSGAIRRLWPNYICMTPSVAKILEPHEVPSIQTLVLVGEPIPSALGRKWLAVDTVTLRNGYGQSEACSMNSTAVLNNDTSLRSIGRSSWLNYWIVDPADHNRLMPVGGVGELLLEGYSIAQGYLEQPEKTAAAFIQAPAWATSMSAGLDGRKWYKTGDLVQYQENGDIHLYGRKDSQLKVNGQRVEAADIESQITNAFRGEIEQVVVDQVGSEPSRNLAAFIKLRACEGPCTVEDIRAQVHARLDPLVPAWMVPNHIVLVSAMPRTATGKLDRRTLKQRCENDLQNSQRLEKSENKSGIESQVPEGTDDDPAITDLISLCSQVLRIEENDISSQSNWTKLGGDSLNAMKLVKNARDSGVHFTTVDLMMGKTLAELCASGSDASAIRRVDGEPAQPAQKDLPLTDFQSHYMAPGGGSERGHLYKYRIVLRGNFDITELQRAVYLWFEKLEALRLSFRRDTSGQAVQSVIEPDQATWRSRIILEGKNQTSGDPAAQNDFFADPILVVLHGSDQTAHSGTCMSLYINHCIFDGTSVNHMFRDLATCYVHASVSSRPSFLQYLNRRLLQRRESSLVYWEHMLKGSRPTLLRSDIEGSQKSASDLATRTVFRVSYLASRERMDASVSTLVYAAWSLVLSVLSGRSDVVFLYLVHGRDEDITGSDAIVGCCVSEVPCRVQFKDSMSLGNVVHLVQAQILSSMPHAHLGSQTIATQCTDWPDEHRSYDHSSLIVHQNVPIEQNLAVGDYGYMDIHQAEAEHRMTYDFDLLTTSSSANELSFTIKCLEGLYSDEELSAVAEAFLLAIRMILGAELRVPDALERIQEIPSLPLVAP; from the exons ATGAAGATGGACTCTCTCACGACCTTTCCAATACAGGCGGACGATGACGGAGATCAATCACCAGCATTTTGGACACCGCTGGCGCACACCATCAAGCTTGAAAGCTACGAGCGGCAGAGTGATGAACAGGATGTGAAGAAATACGTTCATCAAGCTCATGCAGCGCTACTTTGGGCTTATACCGGTGAAGAGGTAGTCAGTTTCGTGGCAGGCACAAGCACGGCAGACGGAATTCAAGACCTTGCTGTACACAACTATGAGGTTTCAATGACGGAAGGATTGGAAACCCAGTGGTCGCGATGTCTCAAAGAGAAGCAGCGAACCGCCATCGATATGCTGGTCAGTGGCGGCAGCATTCTCCTTCAAACGACTTCTGGAAACGCAGACAGCGAAAAAAGCCGCAACGATATCGAATCAATGACACTTGAGCGAACTCCCCTCCGGATGGTTTACTCCGCAAACTCAAGCATATGCTGCATAGACATGGTAGCATGGTTTGATCGACGTTGTCTCA CCTGGCAGACTAGAGGTCTTACTGAATTGCAGATTGAGGAGGTCACACTTCCGGACAAGGAATTTATCCACACTTGGAACGGAAAACCACAGGAGCTGGTAGATCGATGCATCCATGATTGCGTAGCAGAAAGAGCCACTGAAGATGGTACCAAGATTGCCATTGATGCCTGGGATGGCCGTATGACTCGTGCGGAGCTCGAAGAGGCAGCAAGTAGTCTGGCGATGATCCTCGTACAAGCTGCGGTACAGCCTCGCGGCGTGGTGGCAATACTGCTAGAAAAGTCCATGTGGGGGATAGTCGCCATGCTTGCGGTCAACAAAGCTGGCGCCGGGTTTATTCTGCTGGATCCCTCTCTTCCTGCAGAACGACTGAAGATCATGGCGAATCAGCTGTCCACGACTCATGTGATTACTACAAAGAATCACATGACTGTGGCATGCACACTGGCATCGATAGTCGTTACGCATTCTGGAGGAGGTGATTTTCGGGTGACAGATACCGAGAGTACTTGTCAAAAGCAGAGCACTTCGAACAAACTCCCATTGGTCTCTCCTACGGATTCAGCGTTCTATATCTTCACATCAGGGAGCTCAGGCATACCAAAAGCGATAATTATCTCTCACAATGCATGGGTAACAACATGCGGCGAAGGCTACCAGTACGGTATCGACGAGTCAAGCAGAGTACTCCAGTATGCTTCCTGCAGTTTCGTCGTCGCAATTCTTGACATTACAGTGACCCTGATAGCTGGCGGGACTGTACTCATTCCCGGCAAGGAAGAACGTATGAACGATCTGAGTGGCGCAATACGACGGCTTTGGCCGAATTATATTTGTATGACGCCTTCAGTTGCTAAGATCTTGGAGCCACACGAGGTTCCCAGCATACAGACTCTCGTGTTAGTTGGCGAGCCTATCCCATCAGCCTTGGGTCGAAAGTGGTTGGCGGTCGATACGGTCACACTTCGAAATGGGTACGGCCAGAGCGAGGCCTGCAGCATGAATAGCACCGCCGTTCTGAACAATGACACAAGTCTTCGCAGTATtggcagaagcagctggTTGAACTACTGGATCGTGGATCCAGCAGACCACAATCGTTTGATGCCCGTCGGCGGCGTAGGAGAATTGCTCCTTGAAGGCTATAGTATCGCGCAAGGCTATCTGGAACAGCCTGAGAAGACCGCAGCGGCTTTTATTCAAGCGCCTGCATGGGCAACAAGTATGAGCGCAGGACTAGATGGCCGGAAGTGGTACAAGACTGGTGACCTCGTCCAGTATCAAGAGAATGGTGATATACATCTCTATGGCCGCAAAGATTCACAACTTAAGGTCAATGGTCAGCGGGTTGAGGCGGCCGATATTGAGAGTCAAATCACGAACGCCTTCCGTGGAGAGATTGAGCAAGTTGTGGTTGATCAGGTCGGGTCTGAACCGTCGCGAAACTTGGCAGCTTTTATCAAGCTCAGGGCATGTGAGGGACCCTGCACAGTCGAAGATATACGGGCTCAGGTACATGCTCGTTTGGATCCCCTCGTGCCAGCATGGATGGTGCCGAACCACATTGTCCTAGTGTCGGCTATGCCTCGTACAGCCACAGGCAAACTTGATCGGCGGACTCTCAAACAAAGATGTGAGAATGATTTGCAAAACTCACAGCGGCTCGAGAAATCAGAGAACAAATCCGGAATCGAATCGCAGGTTCCAGAAGGAACGGATGATGACCCTGCCATCACGGATCTTATCTCGCTATGCAGCCAAGTGCTTCGCATCGAGGAGAACGATATCTCAAGCCAGAGCAATTGGACAAAGCTCGGCGGAGACTCTTTGAACGCAATGAAGCTCGTCAAAAATGCGAGAGATTCTGGGGTCCATTTCACCACAGTAGATCTCATGATGGGAAAAACATTAGCTGAATTGTGCGCATCTGGTTCCGATGCGTCAGCGATACGGCGCGTTGATGGCGAACCCGCACAGCCGGCGCAGAAGGATCTACCACTCACGGACTTCCAGAGCCACTACATGGCACCAGGTGGTGGCTCAGAGAGAGGCCATCTGTACAAGTATCGCATTGTTCTCCGAGGTAATTTTGATATCACGGAACTCCAGCGAGCAGTATATTTATGGTTCGAAAAGCTTGAAGCGCTGCGTCTGTCGTTCCGAAGAGATACCTCAGGACAAGCAGTTCAGTCTGTCATCGAACCTGATCAGGCAACGTGGCGATCTCGAATCATTCTGGAGGGGAAGAATCAGACTTCTGGCGATCCAGCTGCCCAGAATGATTTCTTCGCAGATCCGATTCTTGTTGTGCTGCATGGCAGTGATCAGACAGCACATTCAGGTACTTGCATGTCTCTCTACATCAATCATTGCATCTTCGACGGCACCTCAGTAAATCATATGTTCCGGGATCTTGCCACTTGCTATGTTCACGCAAGCGTGAGCTCACGACCAAGCTTCTTGCAGTATTTGAATCGCCGACTGCTTCAGCGACGTGAGAGTTCGCTCGTGTACTGGGAACATATGCTCAAGGGTTCCCGCCCAACCCTTTTGCGAAGCGACATTGAAGGATCACAGAAAAGCGCCTCCGATCTGGCCACAAGGACGGTATTCCGAGTCTCGTATCTGGCATCGAGGGAGCGGATGGACGCATCAGTCTCGACCCTGGTCTACGCTGCTTGGTCGCTAGTCTTGAGTGTTCTTTCAGGCCGCTCTGATGTGGTGTTCTTATATCTCGTTCACGGCCGAGACGAGGACATCACGGGGAGCGATGCCATTGTTGGCTGCTGCGTGAGTGAAGTGCCCTGCCGAGTGCAATTCAAGGACTCCATGTCATTGGGGAATGTCGTCCATCTGGTCCAGGCTCAGATCCTAAGCTCAATGCCTCACGCTCATCTCGGCTCACAGACGATCGCGACCCAATGCACCGACTGGCCGGATGAGCATCGAAGTTATGATCATAGCAGCCTGATCGTACATCAGAATGTGCCCATAGAACAGAACCTGGCCGTGGGCGATTATGGATATATGGATATTCATCAAGCGGAGGCTGAGCATAGAATGACTTATGATTTCGACTTGTTGACCACATCTTCGTCGGCGAACGAGCTTTCCTTCACGATCAAATGTCTCGAAGGACTTTACAGCGACGAGGAGCTTTCTGCCGTCGCGGAGGCGTTCTTGCTGGCAATCAGGATGATTTTGGGGGCCGAACTGAGAGTGCCAGATGCCTTGGAGCGCATCCAGGAGATACCGAGTCTTCCATTAGTGGCTCCATGA